From Mustelus asterias unplaced genomic scaffold, sMusAst1.hap1.1 HAP1_SCAFFOLD_250, whole genome shotgun sequence, the proteins below share one genomic window:
- the LOC144485937 gene encoding uncharacterized protein LOC144485937, whose translation MEKLWKCEDCGKRFRFPSRLEIHRHIHTGKRPFTCSQCGKGFTELPSLQRHNITHSNDRPFKCSDCGSDFKSSRELMFHQRIHTEERPFSCSHCTKRFRTSSNLWKHQRICTGERPFTCSECGKRCRDSSSLLTHQRVHTGERPYTCSKRGKQFSETSSLARHQRVHTGEKPFTCSKRGKQFSETSTLARHQRVHTGERAFACTDCGKGFSNSSTLQSHQRVHTGERPYTCSVCGKGFTQFSHLLTHNVTHTSERPFKCSDCGSGFKSSQELMAHQCFHSEERPFSCSHCSRRFRTSSTLRKHQRGHTGERPFTCCVCGKGFTQSSNLWRHQRVHKQLQGLDSAVIAAVNHIQD comes from the coding sequence atggagaaactgtggaaatgtgaggactgtggaaaAAGATTCAGATTCCCATctcggctggaaattcatcgacacattcacactggaaagagaccatttacctgctctcagtgtgggaagggattcactgagttacccagcctgcagagacacaacatcactcACTCTAATgacagaccctttaaatgctctgattgtgggagtgacttcaaaagctctcgggaactcatgttccaccagcgcattcacactgaggagagaccgttcagctgctctcactgcacaaagaggtttagaacatcatccaacctgtGGAAGCACCAGCGAATttgcaccggggagaggccattcacctgctctgagtgtgggaagagatgcaGAGATTCATcaagcctgctgacacaccaacgggttcacactggggagagaccatacaCCTGCTCTAAGCGTGGAAAACAATTCAGCGAGACATCCTCCCTGGctagacaccagcgggttcacaccggggagaaaccattcacctgctctaagCGTGGAAAACAATTCAGCGAGACATCCACCCTGGCGaggcaccagcgggttcacaccggggagagagcatttgcctgcactgactgtgggaagggattcagtaattcatccacactgcagtcacaccagcgagttcacactggggagagaccatacacctgctctgtgtgtgggaagggattcactcagttttcCCATCTTTTGACACACAATGTCACTCACACcagtgagagaccctttaaatgctctgactgtggcagtggcttcaaaagctctcaggaactgatggccCACCAGTGCTTCCACTcggaggagagaccgttcagctgctctcactgctcaaggaggtttagaacgtcatccacactgcggaaacaccagcgaggtcacactggggagagaccattcacttgctgtgtgtgtgggaagggattcactcagtcatccaacctgtggagacaccagcgagttcacaaacaattacaggggttggattctgctgttattgctgctgttaatcacatccaggactga